GGGAAAAGTTTAGGAATGCCTCATTATATTCTATGAAATTTGACGCAATATTTCGTTACCATATACTCTGAATTTAAGTTTCTGCTTTGTTCGCTGATAACCTGACCCAATGTGAACCCCATTCTCCGAATTTGGTTGTGGTTGTGGCAGGTCTTTCTTCTATGCTTGTTGGCCGGTTGCAGCATCTGTTGGTTCAACACGGTGTGCTACGTCCTGTGCATCCGGAACTTCCCGACCAATAGGGCGCTCGCACTGTCCCTCACGATCAGCTTCAACGGCGTGAGCGCCGCCCTATACACTATGATCGCCGACGCAATCAGCCCATCCTCCAGCGCTCTCTACCTCCTCCTCAATGCCCTAGTCCCCCTCATCACCTCCTTCATGTCGCTCATCCCGATCCTCCGACAGCCCTCCCTTGACCCCCTCCCGCCCGATGCGGTTGGCCGCGACTCCctcatcttcctcatcctcaacaTCCTTGCCATCATCACGGGCGTCTACCTCCTCCTCACAGGCTCAACCTCATCCGACACCGCCTCAGCCCGCCTCCTCCTTGGTGGAGCACTGTTCCTACTGTTCTTCCCGCTTTTCATCCCTGGAATCGTGTACGCTCGGGCCTGGTTCCGCCAGGCGATCCACTCTAGCTTCCACATCGAGGGCTCATCATTCATCCTGGTCCACGACGATGACCTCGAGTTGCATAAAGAGCAGATAACCCGCAAGGCAAGCATTCACAAGAACGGGCTGAGGCACCTGATCAGCGATAACGGATCGTCATATGGGCTGACGAGGCACAACGCCGAGGGATGTTGCGAGAGCATTGTGGGGAGGCATCAATTGGCAATGCTTGGTGAAGAACATCCTGTGGAGTTGCTTGTGAGGAGGTTGGATTTCTGGTTGTACTACATTGCGTACTTCTGCGGAGGGACCATTGGACTAGTGTATAGCAACAACCTAGGCCAGATTGCTCAATCCCTAGGACAGAGTTCGAACACCACGACGCTCGTCACGCTCTACtcatccttctccttcttcggccGCTTGCTCTCCGCCACTCCCGACTACATTCGAACGTAAGTAAACTAAGGTCATTGCACTCGATTCCAAATTGACGTAGGCAATTACACATAAAAGTAGGAGTTTTTATGTATTAAAATAATGTTAACTGAAcaaccaatttgatcaaatgttgCCTCTAACCTTATATTTTGTCCTTTCGCAGGAAGTTTTACTTTGCAAGGACCGGGTGGATGACGGTTGCGCTCTTGCCCACTCCGGTCGCCTTCTTCCTGCTTGCTGCGTCGAGCAACAGTACAGCGTTGCATGCGAGTACCGCCTTAATTGGACTTAGCTCGGGGTTCATCTTCGCAGCGGCAGTCTCGATCACATCCGAACTGTTTGGCCCCAACAGTGTCGGTGTGAACCACAACATCCTCATCACCAACATACCCATCGGGTCGCTGTTCTACGGGCTCCTTGCAGCCATTGTCTACGATGCAAACACGAGATCCAGCTACGGCATAAGGATGGTCACCGACTCGACGGTGTGCATAGGGAAGGACTGCTATTTCCTAACATTTGTTTGGTGGGGATGCATTTCGGTTGTGGGAATGGCCTCCAGTTTGCTATTGTTCTTGAGAACGAGACCTGCTTACGATCAGTTCGAACTCAACCGGATCATCTCTAGTCAATTGGATCTAGGGCAATGATACAATTGGAATTATGGGTGGGTTTGTTTTAGTGAAAGCCTTTTTCTGTGAATGAGCTTTGTGAATTTTCATGCCTTTGATCTGCTGAAAATGATCAATCAACGaaaaatcatttacggtagAAGAATATATATCCATGCTAAAAATTCAATTCCCTACCTTGAAAAGGGCataagattttcttgaaaaataattttacgaaattttttttctttaataataaattttccttaaaaagaaACATCCTAATAGGGAAAGTTGATTATAGTTCATTTAGATTTTGAGTATGTGCTTAACTTAGCCATCAATTGACTGTATAAGtttatcattaaattttgaAGAGAAGTGCAtttgaaattctaaaacttaccataaaagtgaaaatgagttttaaaaaaatttcagaaaattgcaCTCAAGTCATCTGTTTGTTGCTCGATACAAGAGGGCTCGAAATAGATGCGTTATTTCTCTCTCAGAGAAAGAGTTCATCAATTTGGCTTTAGtagattgaaattcaatcttaGAGAAAAATTCGAGTGCCCAAATTTTACTGATTTTTTTCAACTCGCAAAGATAGTTTCTAAGTATGAGCAATTGCTTAAGAACGGACCAAAGGATAGCATGAGAACTTCATATGAAATGTGCCTAATGTTGAAGCTAACCAAGATAAAATTTggcaataaaaaatcaaatttatcaattacaaGGGAGAAAATGATGACTCTCAACCACCTAATTTATAAGAATCAAATGACCGATGaatcattcaattcttttaaagggGCCATTTGTTCGCACAAAAAATGTctgattttttgttattatcgtcatatgataaatttagtcAATGAGAAcataatttgttcatttataaataaaattattgacAACGTGATGAATAGACAACTTGAAGGAATTGACAAAAAGTGCGGTGACAACGTGATCatctaatatttttcattgactaatatttcaaatgatacaagtggtcatttttaggaaaatattttgcagatcattcatttttcgctaaacaaacggagtttaaaattaaaaggaaaattagatCACGTGGGATTGTGCAAGACAACATTATCTTTTGTTGCTGGTGTTGCTTACAAGATCATCAATAACACTTGGTGCATGCATCTTACGGGCTAAGAAGTAAGAAGCCAGTATAAATGTGTGGAAAACGAGGGAAATTCCGGACTCTATGAACCGAGTACAGATGCCATGGAAAGTGGAGTGGGTTTTTTATcacggaagaaagaaaaggtaagTTTTACTTACTCGAGAACATCTTTTATCCTcttttcgggaaaagtacactagaaatgccataacttttgtacggcgttcacttgagtgccataactttcaaaacgttcacttaagtgtcataatttttaaaaatcattcacttgagtgccatgttgacgtggcgatcGGAAAAACCGATGTGGCAGCCGGGGAAAGTTACtatagacgccggaaagccgacgtggcacgccggaaaagttaccgtagcactcaagtgaacgattttgctccgacgtagcacttaagtgaacgatttttacaagttatggcacttaagtgaacgttttgaaagttgtggcactcaagtgaacgccgtacacaagttatggcacttctagtgtacttttcccccttttttcagTTAAATGGCTTAAATACCCTCCTTTCTCTCGTcaatgtattattttttttatcaagctaACCAAAAAATTACTTCTACTTCTATCATCTTTTTCGTTAGTTGGACAATACAAATACTTCATTATGTTCAATAAGATATCAACTTATCATGCATCATACTATCCCTCCGCCTAGTGAGAGTTGTTAAATTTACTTTATGGTTTCATATTTTGTATCACAAAAACAACATatatgtgacattctgaattttatACCATTtcgagactattgaatgaagattatctacCGATGTACTTCAGTTTTATTTCGCTTGGATCTGATCAATCCCGAGTAtactaaccaaaagggaaaggctaaagcATGACAATGTATGTGGATCTAAGAAACTCGAATGATaattggcattttgaccataaggattgtcgagggaatatttagagccagTAAAGGTCGATCTATGAATGACTATGGAATCCTTTGCTTGTGTTATACGATTGGAGCACGGGTGATTCCacttaaccaatgtataatttgcaaaatattccTAAATTGGGTTCTGACGATCGAGATCTAGTGGACTAGTAATAAAtcttcgcaattacatgacaatcaaaatgaccatgacttgagtaagcctaagagtgatgaaaatcaccgagtcgatacgcgtaatgtCGATGCAAAAGCCGCCCTTCGGTTTGAGATGAACTGAAGTTACGttcgaaggaaaatgaattaggaaatggatactcgaaattgagaaaatggaaatgaagaattccaattttggtcttgaattggATGTCGCCTTATCAATAGTAATTCGATTTGGAAAAATCGGAGTTTTTGGTCGACAAgtgtaaaatgaccattttacccctcaagcattaaccttgccttaagtgatctaaagggcattttggtctttttgtTTCCCTTAGGCTACCGAAATTGGAAGATGATGAGGTCAATGATGGTCAATGCTCATGGGATATTATTAACATGAGGACAAGTGTCAAATTTTGGAGGTTTGGTCTTAATTGACCATGTGATTAACTATTCCAAGCTTGACTAAATCAATAATGGAGGTGAAGCTTctgtctttcttcctttttgcttcAGCAGACCAACCACACTTGCTCTCCACGCCAGcccatcttcctcttcatttttctacaCCCACAAAAAATCGCTCACCTCGGCAAGCCCCAACGCCCTTCTTTGTTTcggccatatctccttcgtcCGACGTCTCTTTGAGGTAAGGTcacctccatttgaaagataattGTCTTGGATTTCCAGGGatatattatgaaaaaattttggCCTGGTAGTTTTTCCCATAGGTttgattgaatggacaaaggtccagttgggattgaatctgacccggtttgagagagagctctcttaCAACAGTTTCAAGAGCTcattttgtttcaaaatttttgtgagaTGTTCTAGACATATATTACTTGACTTGGCTGAGTTGGAATGATAATTTTAGTTTAGTATTGATGGGTGTTCTTGGTTATTTTGAGATGGGTTTTGAGGAGTAGAAATTGACAGTTTGCACACTTGAAAGGATTAGACTAATTGGAGGTCTTCAAGGTGTtcaattggcttcaaatttttggtgaaCCTATTAAACATATAGAGGAAGGTTTTAGCAAGTTGATTTCATATTGAATTGGAGCTTAGGATGAAATTATGGACTGTTGGAGGTGGTATAAGCAGAACCGGTTTTCGCTTTGTTCTGGGAAGGTGCTGTCTGGTTCTGTTCAAGGCTGGAATTGGTGTCTCcttgtcttgaatttttcatttagacatgctacgacgTATATTAGTATGTTAATGAAGAGTATGTGAAGTGGTTTGGTGATTAGAGCTGGAATTGTGACTAAATGGCGTGACGAAACTTAATTAGCGATTGCCCTGTTTTGGACAGATTTAATCTTGGACTCGGAAGCTTGAATTGGAGGTCGCGACTAGCTCTTTGGAATAGATAAATTGCCCTTAACCCTTTATTAAGACATTAGGGTACTAAGGGACCAATTTGTGATCCAATCGGGTGATTTATGAGTTGAATTATGCATGATCGAATGAATTGAATGACTGTATAATATTTAATCTTTTGTATGGCACGATAatgaattatgattgaattgatgaaaattatgcttgttgacttgattgcatGGTGACGCAATTTGTACTGGGCCTAGTATAATGTGGCCTTGAGTATTCTCGTGTGCTATGAATTAAATGCTCGTTAAGTCGAGCCGTACTCGATTATGAAGTTGTTTGAAATGAGAATCATATTTGTGAACCCTTGGccaatgggaaatatttttgaTCGAGATTAAGTTTGATCGATCGACCGGTGAATATATGAGTTGTGTTAACCTGATGCGTCATGACATGGGTTATGAGATCATTTGTACCTCGAGGCATTATGACGCAGGGCtttgatattatcccgaggcgttaaacgcaggatttgacccgatgcgttattacgcgggtcctgGCAATTATATATAAACCCGATGCATTATTATGCTGGTATTGCCAAGTACATCAAGATAgcttgatgcgttattacgcgggccttgATATCAAGAATGAGATTATCGTATTAGTACGTAGAGCTTGGTTCTGAACTACTGAATGCCCGATTATTGTGATTGTTTAAATTGCCAATGTCTATGTTTGTGCTTGCATCATATCTATACTATTTTTATTGACGTCTTCGGAcatctttgatttgagaagtagtcCGGAGGTACTAGTGGCTTAGTCTATAGTTAGGGTTGatttaccgagatttattctcaccccgtcgtgggatcctTCTTTTAGATCCCGCACCTCGAAGATGATACATGTTCGCTTGGGTAACCCCAAGGAGATGACCTCCACTTTTGACGAGTTTTCCGATGGTAGAGGTTTTGTGTATATTAGAAAATGGACTGCCGTCTGGgttgaagaagggaaggacCATTTGATATCCCATTGTTTTGAGGCATGGTATCGCTGGGTTGGAGACATTACCACTAGTCCACTGAAGCCAACCGAGGTTCCTAGAGAAGTCGTGCCCACTTGGTGTCATCCGATCCGAGATGAGGTTGAACGGGAGATTAGTATGGTTGGTTCAAGAAACATCCCCGAGAGAACTACTACTCTCGAAGAAGACATAGAAGTAATTAAGGTTTCTGAttttgaggaggaggaggaggaggaggatgccaCCGAGGTGTGATCCGACAGTTCTTTTGATTACAACCCCGAAGCGAACCAAaacgaggatgaagatgagactAACGTGGGGGTGAGAGGGTTAGGGGATAgtgtt
The sequence above is drawn from the Rhodamnia argentea isolate NSW1041297 chromosome 9, ASM2092103v1, whole genome shotgun sequence genome and encodes:
- the LOC115757181 gene encoding protein NUCLEAR FUSION DEFECTIVE 4, with protein sequence MAGQSRKWMILVATIWIQAFTGTNFDFSAYSSSLKSVLGVSQVQLNYLAVASDLGKVLGWSSGLALMYVPLWVVLFMSAFMGFIGYGLQWLVIREIITLPYILVFLLCLLAGCSICWFNTVCYVLCIRNFPTNRALALSLTISFNGVSAALYTMIADAISPSSSALYLLLNALVPLITSFMSLIPILRQPSLDPLPPDAVGRDSLIFLILNILAIITGVYLLLTGSTSSDTASARLLLGGALFLLFFPLFIPGIVYARAWFRQAIHSSFHIEGSSFILVHDDDLELHKEQITRKASIHKNGLRHLISDNGSSYGLTRHNAEGCCESIVGRHQLAMLGEEHPVELLVRRLDFWLYYIAYFCGGTIGLVYSNNLGQIAQSLGQSSNTTTLVTLYSSFSFFGRLLSATPDYIRTKFYFARTGWMTVALLPTPVAFFLLAASSNSTALHASTALIGLSSGFIFAAAVSITSELFGPNSVGVNHNILITNIPIGSLFYGLLAAIVYDANTRSSYGIRMVTDSTVCIGKDCYFLTFVWWGCISVVGMASSLLLFLRTRPAYDQFELNRIISSQLDLGQ